From a region of the Pseudomonas fulva 12-X genome:
- a CDS encoding metallophosphoesterase yields MFHLITGLLALYVFWRMVWLQRWPQALKVLLGVLILAAAEHHLVTRHFFGSMASPEIPGVLLMVLGCAFGALIISAMALLVLDIAALLPRFRKALTAPRLRAIVGVAAIALSALGVWQAVRVPDVREVEITLAQLPAELDGLQLVQLTDLHASRLLQRPWLEAVVAKTNALEPDLLVITGDLVDGTVAARTGDVEPLRELHARLGVYATPGNHEYYAEYQQWLDHFAQLGLPMLLNSHVAIEDRGASLVLAGITDPTAARFGQPLPDIDAALAGVPKDAAVILLSHRPLAAASNALAGVDLQLSGHTHGGQVLGMHWVTQAFNEGYVSGEYAVGSMRLYVSNGTGLWNGFPIRLGKSSEITRITLRSAEG; encoded by the coding sequence GTGTTCCATCTGATCACGGGCCTTCTGGCCCTGTATGTATTCTGGCGAATGGTGTGGCTGCAGCGCTGGCCGCAGGCGCTCAAGGTGTTGCTGGGCGTGCTGATCCTGGCGGCGGCCGAGCACCATCTGGTGACTCGGCACTTCTTCGGCAGCATGGCTTCGCCGGAGATTCCCGGCGTGCTGCTGATGGTGCTGGGCTGCGCCTTCGGGGCGCTGATCATCAGTGCCATGGCGCTGCTGGTGCTGGATATCGCCGCGCTGCTGCCGCGCTTTCGTAAGGCCCTTACCGCGCCGCGGCTGCGCGCTATCGTCGGGGTAGCGGCCATCGCGCTGTCGGCGCTGGGCGTCTGGCAGGCGGTGCGTGTGCCGGATGTACGCGAGGTGGAAATCACCCTGGCCCAGTTGCCGGCCGAACTCGATGGCCTGCAACTGGTGCAGCTCACCGACCTGCATGCCAGCCGCCTGCTGCAGAGGCCGTGGCTGGAAGCGGTGGTCGCCAAGACCAATGCACTTGAGCCGGATCTGCTGGTGATCACCGGTGATCTGGTGGACGGCACCGTGGCCGCGCGAACGGGCGATGTCGAGCCGCTGCGCGAGCTGCATGCGCGCCTGGGCGTGTACGCGACTCCCGGCAACCACGAATATTACGCCGAGTACCAGCAGTGGCTGGATCACTTCGCGCAGCTGGGCCTGCCGATGCTGCTCAACAGCCACGTGGCCATCGAGGACCGTGGCGCCAGCCTGGTGCTGGCCGGCATCACCGATCCGACCGCCGCGCGCTTTGGCCAGCCGCTGCCGGATATCGACGCGGCTCTGGCCGGGGTGCCGAAAGATGCTGCGGTAATCCTGCTCAGCCACCGGCCCCTGGCCGCTGCGAGCAATGCGCTGGCCGGTGTCGACCTGCAGCTGTCCGGCCATACCCACGGCGGCCAGGTGCTGGGCATGCACTGGGTCACCCAGGCGTTCAACGAGGGCTATGTGTCGGGTGAGTACGCGGTGGGCAGCATGCGCCTGTACGTCAGCAACGGCACCGGCCTGTGGAACGGCTTCCCCATCCGCCTCGGCAAATCCTCGGAAATCACCCGCATCACCCTGCGTTCGGCCGAAGGCTGA
- a CDS encoding nucleotidyltransferase family protein, with protein MTDGPIVIVLAAGRGTRFRTSGGDGSKLQADLHGKPVLDHVLAAVERSGLKHHVVRSADSDGMADSIAAGVRATATASGWLILPGDLPLIGEMSLHRVAKALAEQPVVVPTFEGNRGHPVGFARECFDALAALSGEAGAASVVQRYREQGRALLLPLDDPGILTDIDTLDDLQRVRDLLAVAR; from the coding sequence ATGACCGACGGCCCCATCGTGATCGTGCTTGCCGCCGGGCGCGGCACGCGTTTTCGTACTTCCGGCGGTGACGGCAGCAAGCTGCAGGCCGACCTGCACGGCAAGCCGGTGCTCGACCACGTGCTCGCGGCGGTCGAGCGCTCGGGGTTGAAGCATCACGTAGTGCGAAGTGCTGACAGCGACGGTATGGCCGACTCGATCGCCGCCGGTGTGCGGGCCACGGCAACCGCGTCGGGCTGGCTGATCCTGCCAGGCGATTTGCCGCTGATCGGTGAAATGAGCCTGCATCGTGTGGCCAAGGCGTTGGCCGAGCAGCCGGTGGTGGTGCCGACTTTCGAGGGCAACCGCGGCCACCCGGTCGGCTTTGCCCGCGAGTGCTTCGACGCACTGGCCGCCCTGAGCGGCGAGGCCGGCGCTGCCTCGGTGGTGCAGCGCTATCGCGAGCAGGGTCGCGCTTTACTGTTGCCGCTCGATGATCCGGGCATCCTTACCGATATCGATACCCTAGACGATCTGCAGCGTGTCCGTGATCTGCTGGCCGTAGCGCGCTAG
- a CDS encoding XdhC family protein, with amino-acid sequence MKQLDLQVVQQARNWLEQGHAVWLCTVLSTFGSAPRAPGAMLVALSSGDSCGSLSGGCVEEDFLERVQNAGFDTCNQIVRYGEGGLAPTRALPCGGVLDVLVEYLQPGEVVQRLLGQVEQALGGGELLIREVPLGEGVSRCRPASMSEAKIQRSAEQVSIRIGAVLRVVLAGWSPVAEFCAGFAVALGYEVIVCDPRAEAIAEVKVPGVQALEILPARFIAEQGAHSATAILALTHDPRLDDPTLIEAVRTEAFYIGAMGSQRTSAKRLERLARVGGLSPEDMARIHAPIGLQLGSKAPAEIALATLADVLRVANGIERGAL; translated from the coding sequence ATGAAGCAACTAGACCTGCAGGTGGTTCAGCAGGCTCGCAACTGGCTCGAGCAGGGCCATGCGGTGTGGCTGTGCACGGTGCTGTCCACCTTCGGTTCGGCGCCACGTGCCCCCGGGGCGATGCTGGTGGCGCTGTCATCCGGCGATTCCTGCGGTTCGCTGTCCGGCGGCTGCGTCGAAGAAGACTTTCTCGAACGGGTGCAGAACGCGGGGTTCGATACCTGCAACCAGATCGTCCGCTACGGCGAAGGCGGCCTGGCGCCCACCCGCGCGTTGCCCTGCGGTGGCGTGCTGGATGTGCTGGTCGAGTACCTGCAACCAGGCGAGGTTGTGCAGCGCCTGCTCGGCCAGGTCGAGCAGGCGCTCGGCGGTGGCGAGCTGTTGATACGTGAAGTGCCGCTGGGCGAAGGCGTCAGCCGTTGCCGGCCGGCTAGCATGAGCGAGGCGAAGATCCAGCGTAGCGCCGAGCAGGTATCGATTCGTATTGGCGCGGTGCTGCGCGTGGTGCTGGCCGGCTGGTCGCCAGTGGCCGAGTTCTGCGCCGGCTTTGCCGTGGCGCTGGGCTACGAGGTGATTGTCTGCGACCCGCGTGCCGAAGCCATCGCCGAAGTGAAGGTGCCGGGCGTGCAGGCACTCGAGATTCTGCCGGCGCGCTTTATCGCCGAGCAGGGCGCCCACAGCGCCACGGCGATTTTGGCCCTGACCCATGACCCGCGCCTGGACGACCCGACACTGATCGAGGCGGTACGCACCGAGGCATTCTACATCGGCGCCATGGGCTCCCAGCGCACCAGCGCCAAGCGCCTGGAGCGGCTGGCGCGTGTTGGCGGCTTGAGTCCTGAGGACATGGCGCGCATCCATGCGCCCATCGGCCTGCAACTGGGCAGCAAAGCTCCGGCGGAAATCGCCCTGGCGACCCTGGCCGACGTGCTGCGTGTCGCCAATGGCATCGAGCGCGGCGCGCTGTAG
- a CDS encoding response regulator, with translation MPLIVIAEDERSIREMLVEIFEDEGHEVKAFPCADDAWEYLSSCDGQVDMVLTDFSMPGDIDGIFLAHLIRDRFPDLPIIISSGFLGASTDFDGLNVAVIPKPWSVSQLLTMCASMTPGKALQPGTPRG, from the coding sequence ATGCCACTGATAGTCATAGCCGAAGACGAACGCTCGATCAGAGAGATGCTCGTGGAAATCTTCGAAGACGAAGGCCACGAGGTCAAAGCCTTCCCCTGTGCTGACGATGCCTGGGAGTACCTGTCCAGCTGCGACGGGCAGGTGGACATGGTGCTGACCGATTTCAGCATGCCGGGCGACATCGACGGCATCTTTCTCGCGCACCTGATTCGTGACCGTTTCCCGGATCTGCCAATCATCATTTCCTCGGGGTTTCTCGGTGCCTCCACGGATTTCGACGGTCTCAACGTGGCGGTGATTCCCAAGCCCTGGAGCGTCAGCCAGCTGCTGACCATGTGCGCCTCGATGACGCCCGGCAAGGCGCTGCAGCCCGGCACGCCTCGCGGCTGA
- a CDS encoding methyl-accepting chemotaxis protein, which translates to MAGELTQIVQEIGSATAQVATAAEECSAVTLQTSNSLERQRQGTELVVTAINEMSATVREVAQSTNDAAEMSRQVNVNTTQGRQEIERTVEVIRELSTQADDTARIIADLKHESDSISSVLDVIRGIADQTNLLALNAAIEAARAGDHGRGFAVVASEVRTLAQKTQESTGNIQEMIANLQRGSDLATQSMQETLDKARAGASNIERAGGLLADIASGVSSISDRNMQIAAAAEEQSAVAEDINRNVVEINDVAIQVSSGAEQTAVTSQELARLADHQQKLVSRFRLA; encoded by the coding sequence ATGGCTGGCGAGCTGACGCAGATCGTCCAGGAAATCGGCTCGGCCACCGCCCAGGTCGCCACCGCTGCCGAAGAGTGTTCGGCCGTGACCCTGCAGACCAGCAACAGCCTGGAGCGCCAGCGCCAGGGCACCGAGCTGGTGGTCACCGCCATCAACGAGATGAGCGCCACGGTTCGCGAGGTGGCGCAGAGCACCAACGATGCTGCCGAGATGTCGCGCCAGGTCAACGTCAACACCACCCAGGGCCGTCAGGAGATCGAACGCACCGTCGAGGTGATTCGCGAGCTGTCGACCCAGGCCGACGACACCGCGCGGATCATCGCCGACCTCAAGCACGAGAGCGATTCGATCTCTTCGGTGCTCGACGTGATTCGTGGCATCGCCGACCAGACCAACCTGCTGGCTCTCAACGCCGCCATCGAAGCGGCGCGTGCCGGCGATCATGGCCGCGGCTTCGCGGTGGTGGCCTCCGAGGTGCGCACCCTGGCGCAGAAGACCCAGGAGTCGACCGGCAACATTCAGGAGATGATCGCCAACCTGCAGCGCGGCTCCGACCTGGCCACCCAATCCATGCAGGAAACCCTCGACAAGGCGCGGGCCGGTGCCAGCAACATCGAGCGTGCCGGTGGCCTGCTGGCCGATATCGCCTCGGGCGTTTCCAGCATCAGCGACCGCAACATGCAGATCGCCGCGGCGGCCGAGGAGCAGAGCGCGGTGGCCGAAGACATCAACCGCAACGTGGTGGAAATCAACGACGTGGCCATCCAGGTCAGCTCCGGTGCCGAGCAGACTGCGGTGACCAGCCAGGAGCTGGCGCGCCTGGCCGATCATCAGCAGAAACTGGTGAGCCGTTTCCGCCTGGCCTGA
- a CDS encoding GFA family protein: MSDLHQGGCQCGAVRYQFHAPLRDIAHCHCSICRRSTGGILVTWITVPLAAFTWLRGEPARFASSPSCERYFCSGCGAHLALFTTLSPQTLDVTIATLDQPEQAPADRHIWTESRLPWLEVDPRLPEELQEHID; the protein is encoded by the coding sequence ATGAGTGATCTGCATCAGGGCGGTTGCCAGTGCGGCGCAGTGCGTTACCAGTTCCACGCGCCACTGCGCGATATTGCCCACTGCCACTGTTCGATCTGCCGGCGCAGCACCGGTGGCATTCTGGTGACCTGGATCACCGTGCCGTTGGCCGCCTTCACCTGGCTGCGCGGCGAGCCGGCGCGCTTCGCGTCCTCACCGAGCTGCGAGCGCTATTTCTGTTCGGGGTGCGGCGCCCACCTGGCGCTGTTCACCACGCTCAGCCCACAGACCTTGGACGTGACCATAGCCACCCTGGATCAACCGGAGCAGGCCCCCGCCGACCGGCATATCTGGACCGAAAGCCGGCTGCCGTGGCTGGAGGTCGATCCCAGGTTGCCCGAAGAGCTTCAAGAACACATCGACTAG
- a CDS encoding AEC family transporter yields the protein MGTGEDAASPPPGAPVIELLLALWPLFALIVGGYVLSRRGFPNEAFWPGAERLNYFILFPALLFNSLATAPLDNPQLPRMALAVLLGLGIAWLALLVVRRLRGWPAARFGAFSQGILRFNTYLGLAAVGSLFSQPGLTLAALMLALMVPTVNVLSVWSLTAERGVSARSLLLPIIRNPLILACLAGALVNLSGLGLPGGSGRLLSLLAAASLPLGLLCVGAALKPEQLGGEVPALAWNSLLRLLLMPLLALAVAVGLQLPIMESTVLVLFFALPTAPTAYVLTRQLGGDANLMAGIITLQHLLAAASLVGVLLMLDIIL from the coding sequence ATCGGCACTGGCGAAGATGCAGCCTCACCACCACCGGGGGCTCCCGTGATTGAACTGCTCTTGGCCCTCTGGCCACTCTTTGCGCTGATCGTCGGCGGCTACGTGCTCAGCCGTCGAGGCTTTCCCAACGAAGCCTTCTGGCCAGGCGCCGAACGCCTCAACTATTTCATCCTGTTCCCCGCCCTGCTGTTCAACAGCCTGGCCACCGCACCGCTGGACAACCCGCAACTGCCGCGCATGGCCCTGGCCGTGTTGCTCGGCCTGGGCATCGCCTGGCTGGCGCTGTTGGTAGTGCGGCGCCTGCGCGGCTGGCCGGCGGCGCGCTTCGGTGCGTTCAGCCAGGGCATCCTGCGTTTCAACACCTACCTGGGCCTGGCTGCGGTCGGCAGCCTGTTCAGCCAACCAGGCCTGACCCTGGCCGCGTTGATGCTGGCGCTGATGGTGCCGACCGTCAACGTGCTCTCGGTGTGGTCGCTGACCGCCGAACGTGGCGTCAGTGCGCGCAGCCTGTTGCTGCCGATCATCCGCAACCCGCTGATCCTCGCCTGCCTGGCCGGTGCTTTGGTCAACCTCAGCGGCCTGGGCCTGCCCGGCGGCAGTGGTCGGCTGCTCAGCCTGCTGGCTGCCGCAAGTCTGCCCCTGGGCCTCTTGTGCGTCGGTGCGGCGCTGAAACCCGAGCAGCTGGGCGGTGAAGTGCCGGCCCTGGCCTGGAACAGCCTGCTGCGCCTGCTGCTGATGCCATTGCTGGCGCTGGCGGTGGCCGTTGGGCTGCAGTTGCCGATCATGGAAAGCACCGTGCTGGTGCTGTTCTTCGCGCTGCCCACCGCGCCGACCGCCTATGTGCTGACCCGCCAGCTGGGCGGCGACGCCAACCTGATGGCCGGCATCATCACCCTGCAGCACCTGCTTGCCGCCGCTTCGCTGGTCGGCGTGCTGCTGATGCTGGACATCATTCTCTAA
- a CDS encoding CitMHS family transporter, translating into MLTFLGFAMVSTFMYLIMSKRLSALIALIIIPIIFALIGGFAAQIGPMMLEGISKLAPTGVMLMFAILYFAIMIDSGLFDPPVRLILKLVKGDPLKVAVGTVALALIVSLDGDGSTTYMICVGAMLPLYSRLKMSPTIMAGLIIMAGGIMNMTPWGGPTARAASALHVDPSDVFVPMIPGMIVGAIVLFGVAYLYGLRERKRLGVLQLPEGKITQNEISVSQFPEARRPKLILINAVLTIVLMATLIAGLLPMPVLFMIAFSIAMIINYPCLQQQKDRISAHAGNVLAVVGLIFAAGIFTGILSGTGMVDAMSKSLLAVIPDALGPHLAVITALVSMPFTFFMSNDAFYYGILPVLNQAASGYGISAVEMARASIVGQPVHLLSPLVPSTYLLIGLAKIEFGDLQRFTLKWAILVCMAILAAALVLGVFPLFGS; encoded by the coding sequence ATGCTCACATTCCTTGGCTTCGCCATGGTTTCCACCTTCATGTACCTGATCATGAGCAAACGCCTGTCGGCGTTGATCGCCCTGATCATCATCCCGATCATCTTCGCCCTGATCGGCGGCTTCGCCGCGCAGATCGGCCCGATGATGCTCGAAGGCATCAGCAAGCTCGCGCCCACCGGCGTGATGCTGATGTTCGCCATCCTCTACTTCGCCATCATGATCGACTCGGGCCTGTTCGATCCGCCCGTGCGCCTGATCCTCAAGCTGGTCAAGGGTGACCCGCTGAAAGTCGCGGTCGGCACCGTGGCCCTGGCGCTGATCGTCTCCCTGGACGGCGACGGCTCGACCACCTACATGATCTGCGTCGGCGCCATGCTGCCGCTGTACAGCCGCCTGAAAATGAGCCCGACCATCATGGCCGGCCTGATCATCATGGCCGGCGGCATCATGAACATGACCCCCTGGGGCGGCCCGACCGCACGCGCCGCCAGCGCTCTGCACGTCGACCCGTCGGACGTTTTCGTGCCGATGATTCCCGGCATGATCGTCGGCGCCATCGTGCTGTTCGGCGTGGCGTATCTCTATGGCCTGCGCGAGCGCAAGCGTCTGGGCGTGCTGCAACTGCCGGAAGGCAAGATCACCCAGAACGAGATCAGCGTTTCCCAGTTCCCGGAAGCCCGTCGCCCGAAACTGATCCTGATCAACGCCGTGCTGACCATCGTACTGATGGCCACCCTGATCGCCGGCCTGCTGCCGATGCCGGTGCTATTCATGATCGCCTTCAGCATCGCCATGATCATCAACTACCCCTGCCTGCAGCAGCAGAAGGACCGCATCTCCGCCCATGCCGGCAACGTGCTGGCGGTGGTCGGGCTGATCTTCGCGGCGGGCATCTTCACCGGCATCCTCAGTGGTACCGGCATGGTCGACGCCATGTCCAAGAGCCTGCTGGCGGTCATCCCGGATGCCCTCGGCCCGCACCTGGCGGTGATCACCGCGCTGGTGAGCATGCCGTTCACCTTCTTCATGTCCAACGATGCGTTCTACTACGGCATTCTGCCGGTGCTGAACCAGGCCGCTTCCGGCTACGGCATCAGCGCCGTGGAAATGGCCCGCGCCTCCATCGTCGGCCAGCCGGTACACCTGCTCAGCCCGCTGGTGCCGTCCACCTACCTGCTGATCGGCCTGGCGAAGATCGAATTCGGTGACCTGCAGCGCTTCACCCTCAAGTGGGCGATCCTGGTCTGCATGGCGATCCTGGCAGCGGCCCTGGTGCTGGGCGTATTTCCGCTGTTCGGTAGCTGA
- a CDS encoding TerC family protein: MEWLTNPEIWVAFLTLTALEIVLGIDNIIMIAILVSRMPPHMQARTRFFGLALAMVTRIMLLLSITWIMRLTADLFHVFGQGISGRDLILFFGGLFLLWKSSTEIYHGLEGEEEAPEQPKGAGKQFLGTIIQIAIIDIVFSLDSVITAVGMVSHVPVMVAAIIVAVIVMMICAGTISDFIEKHPSLKILALSFLIVVGTVLIAESFEVHVPKGYVYFAMAFSLAVEALNIRMRTARRRAEGKDDVEPVKLRKDVPGQ, encoded by the coding sequence ATGGAATGGCTCACCAACCCGGAAATCTGGGTTGCTTTCCTGACACTGACTGCCCTGGAAATCGTCCTGGGCATCGACAACATCATCATGATCGCCATTCTGGTCTCGCGCATGCCCCCGCACATGCAGGCGCGGACCCGCTTCTTCGGCCTGGCCCTGGCCATGGTCACGCGCATCATGCTGCTGCTGTCCATTACCTGGATCATGCGCCTGACCGCCGACCTGTTCCACGTGTTCGGCCAGGGCATCTCCGGCCGTGACCTGATCCTGTTCTTCGGCGGCCTGTTTCTGTTGTGGAAGAGCAGCACCGAGATCTACCACGGCCTGGAAGGCGAGGAAGAAGCCCCCGAGCAGCCCAAGGGCGCCGGCAAGCAGTTCCTCGGCACCATCATCCAGATCGCCATCATCGACATCGTCTTCTCGCTGGACTCGGTCATCACCGCAGTGGGCATGGTGTCCCACGTACCGGTCATGGTCGCGGCCATCATCGTGGCGGTCATCGTGATGATGATCTGCGCCGGCACCATCAGCGACTTTATCGAGAAGCACCCGAGCCTGAAGATCCTGGCGCTGTCGTTCCTCATCGTGGTCGGCACCGTGCTGATCGCCGAGAGCTTCGAAGTCCACGTGCCGAAAGGCTACGTCTACTTCGCCATGGCCTTCTCCCTGGCCGTGGAAGCGCTGAACATCCGCATGCGCACCGCCCGCCGCCGCGCCGAAGGCAAGGACGATGTGGAGCCGGTGAAACTGCGCAAGGACGTTCCGGGGCAGTGA
- a CDS encoding Na/Pi cotransporter family protein codes for MLTLLNLLSAIALLIWGTHIVRTGILRVYGSQLRRVLSHNVGKRPMAFVAGIAVTALVQSSNATALLVTSFVGQGLMALTPALAIMLGADVGTALMARVLTFDLSWLSPLLIFLGVVFFLSRKQTRAGQLGRVGIGLGLMILALQLIVTAATPITEAKGIHVLFASLTGDVLLDAVVGALFALISYSSLAAVLLTATLTGSGVIGLPVAIGLVIGANIGSGVLAFLNASMQSQAGRRVALGSLLYKLIGLILVIPVLDPLAHWLDSLNWHPAELVIGFHVLYNTLRCLLMLPTLNLMARFCNWLLPDRPDVNAVAKPRHLDVTALSTPTLALANAVRETLRIGDLVDTMLGHLQDALRGSQPILAKDLRRIDDDIDALFNAVKLYLAQVSQEDLSETDRHRWAEIIEFSSNLERSGDLIERMLGKIQDEKTAQRHAFSDSGLEELIALHERLLGNLRLGLSVFFSADADAARQLLREKRRFRIQERRLTHLHVERLHKQVVKSLETSSLHLELIDDMKRLNSLFCASAYAVLGNQDTGALLAEEGGE; via the coding sequence ATGTTGACGCTGCTCAATCTGTTGTCCGCCATTGCCCTGCTCATCTGGGGCACCCATATCGTGCGTACCGGCATCCTGCGGGTGTACGGCTCGCAACTGCGCCGCGTGCTCAGCCACAACGTCGGCAAGCGGCCGATGGCCTTCGTGGCCGGCATTGCCGTCACCGCGCTGGTGCAGAGCAGCAACGCCACGGCGCTGCTGGTCACCTCCTTCGTCGGCCAGGGGCTGATGGCGCTGACTCCGGCGCTGGCGATCATGCTCGGCGCCGATGTCGGCACTGCGCTGATGGCTCGGGTGCTGACCTTCGACCTCAGCTGGCTGTCGCCGCTGCTGATCTTCCTCGGCGTGGTGTTTTTCCTGTCACGCAAGCAGACCCGCGCTGGCCAGCTCGGCCGCGTGGGCATCGGCCTGGGCCTGATGATCCTCGCCCTGCAACTGATCGTCACCGCCGCCACGCCGATCACCGAGGCCAAGGGCATCCACGTGCTGTTCGCCTCGCTGACCGGCGATGTGCTGCTCGATGCGGTGGTCGGCGCGCTGTTCGCGCTGATTTCCTATTCAAGCCTGGCCGCGGTGCTGCTCACCGCCACGCTGACCGGCTCCGGGGTAATCGGCCTACCGGTGGCTATCGGCCTGGTGATCGGCGCCAACATCGGCAGCGGCGTGCTGGCCTTTCTCAATGCCAGCATGCAGAGCCAGGCGGGCCGCCGCGTGGCCCTGGGCAGCCTGCTCTACAAGCTGATCGGCCTGATTCTGGTGATCCCGGTGCTCGACCCGCTGGCGCACTGGCTGGACAGCCTGAACTGGCACCCGGCCGAGCTGGTGATCGGCTTCCACGTGCTCTACAACACCCTGCGCTGCCTGCTGATGCTGCCGACCCTGAATCTGATGGCGCGCTTCTGCAACTGGCTGCTGCCCGACCGCCCGGACGTCAACGCCGTCGCCAAACCCCGCCACCTCGACGTCACGGCGCTCTCCACACCCACCCTGGCGCTGGCCAATGCGGTGCGCGAAACCCTGCGCATCGGCGATCTGGTCGACACCATGCTCGGCCACCTACAGGACGCCCTGCGCGGCAGCCAGCCGATCCTCGCCAAGGACCTGCGGCGCATCGACGACGACATCGATGCGCTGTTCAATGCCGTGAAGCTCTACCTCGCCCAGGTGTCCCAGGAAGACTTGAGCGAAACCGACCGCCATCGCTGGGCCGAGATCATCGAGTTCTCCTCGAACCTGGAACGTTCGGGCGATCTGATCGAGCGCATGCTCGGCAAGATCCAGGACGAGAAGACCGCCCAGCGCCATGCCTTCTCCGACAGTGGCCTGGAGGAACTCATCGCCCTGCACGAACGCCTGCTCGGCAACCTGCGCCTGGGCCTGTCGGTGTTCTTCTCGGCCGACGCCGATGCCGCACGCCAACTGCTGCGCGAAAAGCGCCGCTTCCGCATCCAGGAGCGCCGGCTCACCCATTTACATGTCGAACGTCTGCATAAGCAGGTGGTCAAGAGTCTGGAAACCAGCTCTCTGCACCTGGAACTGATCGACGACATGAAACGCCTCAACTCGCTGTTCTGCGCAAGCGCCTACGCCGTACTCGGTAACCAGGACACCGGCGCCCTGCTCGCCGAAGAGGGTGGCGAATAG